In a genomic window of Punica granatum isolate Tunisia-2019 chromosome 6, ASM765513v2, whole genome shotgun sequence:
- the LOC116210745 gene encoding F-box/kelch-repeat protein SKIP11-like isoform X2, giving the protein MVEGRSCLVSRRFSRSCQAGTSWDCMSCQIEFDVKGSKRPLEPDAPEEHQQRKSSKISEKCQDERADGSCELSNGNVEHKEASFLENGSEGGAFRGQRRKDNDPEEADQSDSRRQAGGSSDSDSLIHTIGRDNSISCLIRCSRSDYGSIASLNQSFRSLIRSGLLYRLRRQNNVVEHWIYFSCDSLEWVAFDPIRHRWMQLPRMITNECFIVSDKESLAVGTELLVFTKFIIFRYSILTNSWSPGTRMKTPRCLFGSASLGEIAIVAGGSDEQLNILSSAELYNSETQEWEELPSMLKPRKMCSAVFMDGKFYVIGGIGGSDSKVLTCGEEYDLKTRTWTEIPDMAPLRAGGTRGVQMPAAAEAPPLIASVNNELYAADHNNMEVMKFDKVRRVWFTVGRLPERAASMHGWGLAFRACGDSLIVIGGPRAAGASFLELNSWVPSEGPPEWNLLDTRRSSSFVHNCAVMGC; this is encoded by the exons ATGGTGGAGGGCCGGTCCTGTCTGGTCTCGAGGAGGTTCTCTAGGTCCTGCCAGGCGGGAACCAGCTGGGATTGCATGAGTTGCCAG ATTGAGTTCGATGTCAAAGGCAGCAAGCGTCCCCTCGAACCCGATGCCCCTGAGGAGCATCAACAGAGGAAGTCGTCTAAAATCTCCGAGAAATGCCAAGACGAGAGGGCCGATGGTTCCTGTGAGCTATCCAATGGTAATGTAGAGCATAAGGAGGCGAGCTTTCTGGAAAATGGGTCTGAGGGTGGTGCTTTTAGGGGCCAGCGTCGAAAAGATAATGACCCGGAAGAAGCTGATCAATCCGATAGCCGCCGTCAAGCTGGAGGTTCTTCGGATTCGGATTCGCTCATTCACACCATCGGCAGGGACAACTCCATCAGCTGTCTCATTCGATGCTCGAGATCTGACTACGGTTCCATAGCCTCATTGAACCAGAGTTTCCGGTCACTAATTAGGAGTGGACTGCTCTACAGGCTGAGGAGGCAGAATAATGTAGTAGAGCATTGGATTTACTTCTCTTGTGATTCTCTGGAGTGGGTTGCTTTCGACCCGATCCGCCATCGGTGGATGCAGTTGCCGCGGATGATCACAAACGAATGCTTCATAGTTTCTGATAAGGAGTCCTTGGCTGTGGGCACCGAACTTCTCGTATTTACTAAGTTCATAATTTTCAGGTACAGTATTCTGACAAATTCATGGTCTCCTGGAACAAGGATGAAGACTCCGAGGTGTTTGTTTGGGTCTGCCAGTCTCGGAGAGATTGCTATTGTTGCTGGGGGATCGGACGAGCAGTTGAATATTCTAAGCTCTGCAGAGCTGTATAACTCCGAGACTCAGGAGTGGGAAGAACTTCCTAGCATGCTTAAACCTAGGAAGATGTGCTCTGCCGTCTTTATGGATGGGAAGTTCTATGTGATTGGTGGGATTGGGGGAAGTGATTCTAAGGTTCTCACCTGTGGCGAAGAATATGATCTGAAGACTCGAACATGGACCGAAATCCCTGACATGGCCCCACTACGAGCTGGTGGGACCCGGGGGGTTCAGATGCCTGCTGCGGCTGAAGCACCTCCTCTAATTGCATCAGTGAATAATGAACTGTACGCTGCCGATCATAATAACATGGAGGTGATGAAGTTTGATAAGGTGAGACGAGTTTGGTTCACGGTGGGACGGCTCCCTGAACGCGCTGCCTCGATGCATGGGTGGGGCCTTGCCTTCAGGGCATGTGGAGACAGCCTCATCGTCATTGGTGGGCCCCGTGCAGCAGGTGCAAGTTTCCTTGAGCTCAACTCATGGGTCCCAAGTGAAGGACCCCCCGAGTGGAACCTGCTCGATACAAGGCGATCGAGTAGCTTCGTCCACAATTGTGCTGTCATGGGATGTTGA
- the LOC116210745 gene encoding F-box/kelch-repeat protein SKIP11-like isoform X1, with product MVEGRSCLVSRRFSRSCQAGTSWDCMSCQIEFDVKGSKRPLEPDAPEEHQQRKSSKISEKCQDERADGSCEQSNGNEEHKEASFLENGSEGGASRGQRRKDNDPEEADQSDSRRQAGGSSDWDSLIHTSLDCMSCQIEFDVKGSKRPLEPDAPEEHQQRKSSKISEKCQDERADGSCELSNGNVEHKEASFLENGSEGGAFRGQRRKDNDPEEADQSDSRRQAGGSSDSDSLIHTIGRDNSISCLIRCSRSDYGSIASLNQSFRSLIRSGLLYRLRRQNNVVEHWIYFSCDSLEWVAFDPIRHRWMQLPRMITNECFIVSDKESLAVGTELLVFTKFIIFRYSILTNSWSPGTRMKTPRCLFGSASLGEIAIVAGGSDEQLNILSSAELYNSETQEWEELPSMLKPRKMCSAVFMDGKFYVIGGIGGSDSKVLTCGEEYDLKTRTWTEIPDMAPLRAGGTRGVQMPAAAEAPPLIASVNNELYAADHNNMEVMKFDKVRRVWFTVGRLPERAASMHGWGLAFRACGDSLIVIGGPRAAGASFLELNSWVPSEGPPEWNLLDTRRSSSFVHNCAVMGC from the coding sequence ATGGTGGAGGGCCGGTCCTGTCTGGTCTCGAGGAGGTTCTCTAGGTCCTGCCAGGCGGGAACCAGCTGGGATTGCATGAGTTGCCAGATTGAGTTCGATGTCAAAGGCAGCAAGCGTCCCCTCGAACCCGATGCCCCTGAGGAGCATCAACAGAGGAAGTCATCTAAAATCTCCGAGAAATGCCAAGACGAGAGGGCCGATGGTTCCTGTGAGCAATCCAATGGTAATGAAGAGCATAAGGAGGCGAGCTTTCTGGAAAATGGGTCTGAGGGTGGTGCTTCTAGGGGCCAGCGTCGAAAAGATAATGACCCGGAAGAAGCTGATCAATCCGATAGCCGCCGCCAAGCTGGAGGTTCTTCGGATTGGGATTCGCTCATTCACACCAGCTTGGATTGCATGAGTTGCCAGATTGAGTTCGATGTCAAAGGCAGCAAGCGTCCCCTCGAACCCGATGCCCCTGAGGAGCATCAACAGAGGAAGTCGTCTAAAATCTCCGAGAAATGCCAAGACGAGAGGGCCGATGGTTCCTGTGAGCTATCCAATGGTAATGTAGAGCATAAGGAGGCGAGCTTTCTGGAAAATGGGTCTGAGGGTGGTGCTTTTAGGGGCCAGCGTCGAAAAGATAATGACCCGGAAGAAGCTGATCAATCCGATAGCCGCCGTCAAGCTGGAGGTTCTTCGGATTCGGATTCGCTCATTCACACCATCGGCAGGGACAACTCCATCAGCTGTCTCATTCGATGCTCGAGATCTGACTACGGTTCCATAGCCTCATTGAACCAGAGTTTCCGGTCACTAATTAGGAGTGGACTGCTCTACAGGCTGAGGAGGCAGAATAATGTAGTAGAGCATTGGATTTACTTCTCTTGTGATTCTCTGGAGTGGGTTGCTTTCGACCCGATCCGCCATCGGTGGATGCAGTTGCCGCGGATGATCACAAACGAATGCTTCATAGTTTCTGATAAGGAGTCCTTGGCTGTGGGCACCGAACTTCTCGTATTTACTAAGTTCATAATTTTCAGGTACAGTATTCTGACAAATTCATGGTCTCCTGGAACAAGGATGAAGACTCCGAGGTGTTTGTTTGGGTCTGCCAGTCTCGGAGAGATTGCTATTGTTGCTGGGGGATCGGACGAGCAGTTGAATATTCTAAGCTCTGCAGAGCTGTATAACTCCGAGACTCAGGAGTGGGAAGAACTTCCTAGCATGCTTAAACCTAGGAAGATGTGCTCTGCCGTCTTTATGGATGGGAAGTTCTATGTGATTGGTGGGATTGGGGGAAGTGATTCTAAGGTTCTCACCTGTGGCGAAGAATATGATCTGAAGACTCGAACATGGACCGAAATCCCTGACATGGCCCCACTACGAGCTGGTGGGACCCGGGGGGTTCAGATGCCTGCTGCGGCTGAAGCACCTCCTCTAATTGCATCAGTGAATAATGAACTGTACGCTGCCGATCATAATAACATGGAGGTGATGAAGTTTGATAAGGTGAGACGAGTTTGGTTCACGGTGGGACGGCTCCCTGAACGCGCTGCCTCGATGCATGGGTGGGGCCTTGCCTTCAGGGCATGTGGAGACAGCCTCATCGTCATTGGTGGGCCCCGTGCAGCAGGTGCAAGTTTCCTTGAGCTCAACTCATGGGTCCCAAGTGAAGGACCCCCCGAGTGGAACCTGCTCGATACAAGGCGATCGAGTAGCTTCGTCCACAATTGTGCTGTCATGGGATGTTGA
- the LOC116212525 gene encoding peptidyl-prolyl cis-trans isomerase CYP23: MRMPRSVASAASCLALAVILASASGAVSLEPELGSARVVFQTNYGDIEFGFYPDVAPKTVSHIFKLVRLGCYNTNHFFRVDKGFVAQVADVVGGRTAPMNDEQRLEAEKTIVGEFSEVKHVRGILSMGRYDDPDSAQSSFSILLGDAPHLDGKYAIFGKVTKGDETLKKLEQLPTRREGIFVMPKERITILSSYYYDTKMEDCQQENSSLRRRLAASAIEIERQRMKCFP; the protein is encoded by the exons ATGAGGATGCCGCGCAGTGTTGCGTCAGCTGCGAGCTGCCTGGCACTGGCTGTGATCTTAGCTTCTGCGTCTGGCGCCGTGTCTCTAGAACCTGAGCTCGGATCAGCTCGTGTCGTCTTCCAG ACTAACTATGGGGATATTGAATTTGGTTTCTACCCGGATGTTGCCCCAAAGACAGTCAGTCACATATTCAAGCTCGTCCGTCTTGGGTGCTATAACACAAACCACTTTTTCCGG GTAGATAAGGGATTTGTCGCGCAAGTGGCTGATGTTGTAGGTGGAAGAACCGCTCCTATGAATGATGAGCAAAGACTAGAAGCTGAGAAAACTATTGTTGGTGAATTCAGTGAAGTCAAGCATGTCAGGGGAATTCTGTCCATGGGGAG ATACGATGACCCAGACAGTGCACAATCCTCTTTCTCAATACTTCTTGGTGATGCCCCTCATCTTGATGGGAAG TATGCAATATTTGGAAAAGTCACCAAAGGAGACGAGACGCTGAAAAAACTCGAGCAGCTCCCTACTCGTCGTGAAGGGATCTTTGTGATG CCCAAAGAGCGCATCACAATTCTTTCATCATATTATTATG ATACGAAGATGGAGGATTGTCAACAAGAAAACTCGTCCTTGAGACGGAGGCTTGCTGCTTCAGCTATTGAGATCGAGAGACAG AGAATGAAATGCTTCCCCTGA
- the LOC116210421 gene encoding transcription factor PRE6-like — MSSRRSSRSRHSNDVSNNMSITDHQISDLVSKLQHLVPELRRRPSDKVSASKVLQEICNYIRSLHQEVDGLSHQLAQLLGSDDTDSDQAAIIRSLLMY; from the exons ATGTCGAGCAGAAGATCGTCGCGTTCGCGTCACTCCAACGACGTCTCCAACAACATGAGTATCACCGACCATCAGATATCCGATCTCGTCTCCAAGCTGCAGCATCTCGTTCCCGAGCTCCGTCGCCGCCCCTCCGACAAG GTCTCGGCGTCGAAGGTCCTGCAGGAGATTTGCAACTACATAAGGAGCTTGCACCAGGAGGTGGATGGTTTGAGCCACCAGCTAGCCCAGCTTCTGGGGTCTGACGACACTGATAGCGACCAAGCGGCCATTATCAGGAGCTTACTCATGTACTGA
- the LOC116211576 gene encoding homeobox-leucine zipper protein ATHB-13-like, with translation MSCNNEMAFFPANFMLQTPHEDEHNHHQPPTSLTQILPSCTPQDYHGMASFLGKRSMSFSGVEVSAEEVPNAGEDELSDDGSQAGEKKRRLNMEQVKTLEKNFELGNKLEPERKMQLARALGLQPRQIAIWFQNRRARWKTKQLEKDYDLLKRQFEAVKADNEALQAQNQKLQAEIQALKSREPAESINLNKETEGSSSNRSENSSEFKLDVSTRTPRTIDSPPLAAPPPPPHPITSRQLFPTSSSLRSVNGGGGGIAHQLLHSSSSSSRPDLMVKEETFTNMFCGIDDQSGYWPWLE, from the exons ATGAGCTGCAATAATGAGATGGCTTTCTTCCCAGCAAATTTCATGCTGCAGACTCCCCATGAAGATGAACATAATCACCATCAGCCCCCCACTTCTCTCACTCAAATCTTGCCCTCTTGCACTCCTCAGGACTACCATG GGATGGCGTCGTTCTTGGGGAAGAGGTCGATGTCGTTCTCGGGAGTCGAGGTCAGCGCCGAGGAGGTGCCCAACGCTGGGGAGGACGAGCTCTCGGATGATGGATCACAGGCgggggagaagaagaggaggctCAACATGGAGCAGGTGAAGACACTGGAGAAGAACTTCGAGCTGGGCAACAAGCTCGAGCCCGAGAGGAAAATGCAGCTTGCGAGGGCGCTCGGGCTGCAGCCCAGGCAGATCGCCATCTGGTTCCAGAACAGAAGGGCCAGGTGGAAGACCAAGCAGTTGGAGAAGGACTACGACCTCCTCAAGCGGCAGTTCGAGGCCGTTAAGGCCGACAATGAGGCCCTCCAGGCTCAGAACCAAAAACTCCAAGCCGAG ATTCAGGCACTGAAGAGCAGAGAGCCAGCAGAGTCAATAAACCTGAATAAGGAGACAGAGGGGTCATCAAGCAATCGGAGTGAGAACAGCTCCGAGTTCAAACTGGACGTCTCCACGAGAACTCCAAGGACCATCGACAGCCCTCCCTTGGCCGCCCCGCCGCCACCTCCCCACCCGATCACGAGCCGCCAGCTGTTCCCCACCTCCTCCTCTCTACGGTCCGTCAATGGCGGCGGAGGAGGAATAGCACATCAGCTCCTCCACAGctcgtcatcatcatcaagaCCTGACCTTATGGTGAAGGAAGAGACCTTCACAAACATGTTCTGCGGGATCGATGATCAGTCCGGGTATTGGCCGTGGCTCGAGTAA
- the LOC116212251 gene encoding uncharacterized protein LOC116212251, which yields MGKLNQISNSNNPILGGTELQSIEYLLAEFKPQKQYSSEVEPRLSFEPEAFKSTRSRARQCLDRLDYDPQAVCSSGFVQIREPNFPSTKLIIILYQYQPNSPVLTQPIALLSSISSPRQKPEPQLATWRDKVQEAIMGPTLPPPHWFSPANGTNPKFLFPRPFTYPTLSNIQHPPQPMASAPLPPTTTAAAAHHPPYKLPFHHQNLPFLRSPSRAARSPTKLHVSSTPNPPVTSTSASSSSVATSKPKEETIFFDGGAHYGDLVANLLLGFTLLWLPLTLAAVSRAFFLRYRFTNLRVTVISGLTGQDRSDFSYKVIKDVQVVPRFIGEWGDVIITLRDGTKVDLRSVPRFRELAKYCLAMAEKPVVLKEKGPKGF from the exons ATGGGGAAGCTCAATCAGATATCCAATTCCAACAATCCAATACTTG GCGGAACTGAGCTCCAGAGCATTGAATATCTTCTAGCTGAATTCAAGCCTCAAAAACAATACTCGTCCGAAGTCGAACCCCGATTGAGCTTTGAACCTGAGGCTTTCAAGTCGACTCGATCCCGGGCTCGCCAATGTTTGGACAggctcgactacgatccacaAGCAGTATGCAGTAGCGGGTTCGTGCAAATCAGAGAGCCCAATTTTCCATCGACCAAACTCATCATCATCCTCTACCAGTACCAGCCCAACTCCCCAGTCCTTACTCAGCCCATTGCTCTTCTGAGCAGTATATCGAGCCCAAGACAAAAGCCAGAACCACAGCTTGCCACGTGGCGGGACAAGGTCCAGGAGGCAATCATGGGACCCaccctccctccaccacactgGTTCTCCCCAGCCAATGGAACCAACCCAAAATTCTTATTTCCCCGGCCTTTTACCTATCCCACCTTATCCAATATCCAGCATCCACCACAGCCCATGGCCTCAGCTCCCCTCCCACCGACCACCACGGCGGCCGCTGCCCACCACCCTCCTTACAAGCTACCCTTCCATCACCAGAACCTCCCATTCCTCAGGTCTCCCTCACGAGCAGCCCGGTCACCCACTAAGCTCCACGTATCCTCCACGCCGAACCCGCCTGTGACATCCACCTCGGCCTCCTCATCCTCGGTGGCCACTTCCAAGCCGAAGGAGGAGACGATCTTCTTCGATGGCGGGGCGCACTACGGTGACCTCGTGGCGAACCTCCTGCTGGGGTTCACCCTCCTGTGGCTCCCCCTCACGCTGGCCGCGGTCTCGAGGGCCTTCTTCCTGCGTTACCGGTTCACGAACTTGCGGGTGACCGTGATATCGGGGCTGACGGGGCAGGACCGGAGCGACTTCTCGTACAAAGTGATCAAGGACGTGCAGGTGGTCCCGCGGTTCATTGGGGAATGGGGCGACGTGATCATCACCCTTCGGGACGGGACCAAGGTCGATCTCCGGAGCGTGCCCCGGTTCCGGGAGCTCGCCAAGTACTGCCTCGCCATGGCCGAGAAGCCCGTCGTGCTCAAGGAGAAGGGCCCGAAGGGCTTCTAG